gtccgagtctgatgtcagaagatgtaaccaaagaaaataaacaaaatgtcaagtatacataaataacaacagactactagcagttaactgacatgccagctccagaattcaattaaactgattgaaagattatgatttcatcatatgaatatcagacaaaatccttcccgttaggggtttagtatcataccatcataacatataatagaagaacataacccgtgtcatgccaacaactgttttttgattaaatgtgtttaattccgatgcaaagaccctataagtgaaccaaaattaacgccaaaatatgcaatctttcatgacctgacaacagtatcgtaactgtatcccttcttaataaggctatttaaaggttttgttaatttctgcggtgaatactgatatttttgtgctttataaagaagaTTTCTCTTGttcaaatctaaaacattgttacacacacgagcgaatcgtacaagttgagataattaaaaaaaatgtccgttaaaatttttaaagtttttaagttcattcattctgtgtcagaaatctatgttgtgtcaactatttaataacaattcaaattcagagctgtatcaatcTGAAATGTTGTGttcatacttgccccaactgctcagggttcgacctctgcggtcgtataaaactGCGCTCTACCTTGTGTGGCCTGACCTTGCcaaaaccaaccaagatggccgccatggctaaaaatagaacatagggggtgAAATGTAGAATTTGGCTTATtgctctgaaaccaaagcattttgagcaaATCTTACATGAGGTTAAATGGtttttatcaggtcaagatctatctgccctgtaattttccGATAAAACAGACAaaccgttgttgggttgctgccccaaaataagtaattttaaggcccgaaattttaaagtttttggttattttttaacaattttgtaaattttttgtaaatttttgtaaatttttagaaactattttccactgtaattactgggccaagttcattatagatagagataattgtagggTTTTAAATCATTGACAAGGTTATATCTCTGTTTAGGTCATGGCTTCTACATCAAGTTATCCTGTACCATGTGGACCATGTACAAAGGAAAAGGTAAACAATAAAGCTGGCATCTGGTGTTATAACTGTAATGAAGGATTGTGCTCAACATGTTCCGGTCATCATAAAAAATTTGGATCAACTCGTGATCACAAGACCATTGATATTCAAACCTATAAAAGCTGCAAACCATCCATTGGAGCTATCAAAACAAAGTGTGACGCACATGATCAACAATTCAATTTGTACTGTCCAAGCCATTTACTACCTTGCTGTGATGAATGTGTTTCAACTCATCATTCAAAGTGCACTGgaataaaaagtttaacaagTGTAGTAGAGAAAaccaagataaaacaaaacaaagcatCTGTCGAAAAGCATATTAACTCCATCTTACTTTTCCTTAATACAACAgctgacaaaaaaacaaaaaacattaaaaaaggaGAACAGCAATACAAAAGCATAAAGGAATCAATCAGTAAACTTCGGAAGGAAATCAATAAACATTTAGATcagctagaaaaaaaaatatacaaagaagCAGATACTGTATGGAGTGAGGAGAAAGCAAAATTAACAGGTTTCATTActgaaattgaagaaaaaaagaagagtttAAAGGAAATACAAGGTGATTTGCATATAGTCAAAGTTCATGCTTCAAAACTTCAGTCATTTCTAGGAGTTCATCAGATAGAACAAGTAGTACATCAGTGTCAACGCTATGTTGAAgatatagaaaaaatgaaatatgagaTATCCTGTGAAGTTGACATCAAAATAGAGCAAAATGATGAGATAGAAATAATACTCAGGGAGATAAAATCATTAAAGTCCTTTGGAGAAGTGAAGgttgttaaaagtaaattaacaattaacaGAGAAACAAGTGTGAGTAGGGACGCGCAAGGAGAGTCAATATCAATATCC
The genomic region above belongs to Mytilus trossulus isolate FHL-02 chromosome 7, PNRI_Mtr1.1.1.hap1, whole genome shotgun sequence and contains:
- the LOC134726104 gene encoding E3 ubiquitin/ISG15 ligase TRIM25-like, which gives rise to MASTSSYPVPCGPCTKEKVNNKAGIWCYNCNEGLCSTCSGHHKKFGSTRDHKTIDIQTYKSCKPSIGAIKTKCDAHDQQFNLYCPSHLLPCCDECVSTHHSKCTGIKSLTSVVEKTKIKQNKASVEKHINSILLFLNTTADKKTKNIKKGEQQYKSIKESISKLRKEINKHLDQLEKKIYKEADTVWSEEKAKLTGFITEIEEKKKSLKEIQGDLHIVKVHASKLQSFLGVHQIEQVVHQCQRYVEDIEKMKYEISCEVDIKIEQNDEIEIILREIKSLKSFGEVKVVKSKLTINRETSVSRDAQGESISISNKLVK